The genomic window ACCTTAACGATAATGAAGCCATAGCCCAAAAAGTGGAAGAGCTGGAAAAACAACAGAAAGAAGGCAAAAAGCCGGACTATACCTCGGACTATGGCACAGATCAGGCTTATTTTAATAAATGTACGTCAGGAAATAAAAATGCCGAAATTAAAGCGAACGAACTGGCTGACCTCAACTTCAGCATAGATTCTCTTAGGCTGAAATTCCTTTCTCTGCCTGAAACAGAAAGGAAAAGACTACTTGAGACAAAAAAAGAGTTAAGCAGCCAGAAAGAACTGCTGGAATACCTAAAAAACCAAAAAAACGAAGCTCTTGATCAAAAGGAACAGGCAAATAAATCCCTCCAGGAAGCAGAACAAAAAGCCATCAACGAAAATAACAGATTATTAAGGGATATTGCATCTGAAAGAGCCATCCTGGAAAAAACGAAATCAGATATTGCCGATATCCAGGCCAAATCAGCCTCTGAAATGGAGAAACAGACCTATCTTTACCATGAGACGGAGGAAAAGCTGGCGGAAATAGAGGCGGCTCTAAGTGCCGAACAAGACCAGGAATCACTGAAAAAGTCCTATAATGATATCCTGTCCATATGGAGAATGCTTGTTGACAGCACATTCAAAAACTCTGGGGCATCTTTTTATACTTCTAATATTTCAAAGCTTCCTGACATTCCTTCTTATCCTTCGAGTCTGCTGAAAAGGGCTGAAAAAACCGAAGAGGCTGAAAACTACATCAAATCATATAATGAAGCCCAAAATCTGAGGGCTGATCTTCTATTAAAAGGGAAACAGCGCCTTGACGAAAACATGGCCCTCCACTACAGGCTGATGATTAAGGCAGGCAAGATCAGATCCACTCTTTTAAATATTGCGAGAAACGAAGGATATATTCGTTTAGACAAAGTTCTAACAGAAAGGCACATCAGCGATATATTCAGGGAGGCCAAATTAGTACCATACAGATGGATAGCAATATTCTATGTTAAAATTGTTGACGTAAAACACAATCTCATGTCCGGAATAAAGGGCTGGATTCAACTTGCAGAAAACATAATATTTTTCATGCTCTTTCTGACCATCCCCATATTTTACTGGCTGATGATGAAAAAAATTACGGCTTATATCAACCAGAGCATAATCAGACTTCATTTCCAGCGATTCGAAGACCCAGGCGCAGGCTCCATGTCCACATTTCTGAAAACGTCAACGCCCTATCTTCCCTGGGCTGGAACAATAATAGCCGTCACAGTGGCCAAAAGCATAACTAAAAACACCGTATTCTCAGAGATTGAAATTCTTCTGCCCTATATTTCACTATACTGCTGCTACAGGATATTCAGGCTTTTTTTCAAAGCAGCCGTTTCCATGGCCATAGTCCAATCAAAACTCGGGTCAGAATTAGAAAAACCTGAAAAAATTGAGGAATCAGTCAGATCTACAGGGCTTGTCATCTTCATATCACTTTCAATTCTGTATGCCATAGAAAGCATGATAAGCATGGGAATAATATACGTGCTTGCAGTCAGGATGATTCTAATATGCTCGGCGGCAGTAATAATATGGGTCATATCAGGATGGAGAAAGGAACTCTCCGGAGCCATCAGATCTAAATACAAAAACCGGATTCTGCTGTTAATGGCCTCTGGCCTTGAAGGCAGATTCAGTCTTTTATGGTCCATTCCGGCATTTTTTTTCTTTTCACTGTTAATCGCCTTTTACTGGTTTAAATTACTGAGTGAAAGATTCGAAACCTACAAAATTATTTCAGCCACCATCTTCAGGAAGAAACTGGAAAATATAACAAAGGAAAATGAAAAAACAAAAACTGAGCTCCCTGAAGAATATGCGAAAATGTTCACTTTTAAAGTTCCTGATGATCCTGACATACTCATTTCACCTGAAGACGACCTTCTTAAGGATCTTCTGG from Desulforegula conservatrix Mb1Pa includes these protein-coding regions:
- a CDS encoding P-loop NTPase family protein, with amino-acid sequence MAYKKALLILACFLLTALSASKHLHAKTAHTEPRPCPSEATLFSEMELKRQDLLKIEAGLSELIKSGAGGNASPAALFVTDLNDNEAIAQKVEELEKQQKEGKKPDYTSDYGTDQAYFNKCTSGNKNAEIKANELADLNFSIDSLRLKFLSLPETERKRLLETKKELSSQKELLEYLKNQKNEALDQKEQANKSLQEAEQKAINENNRLLRDIASERAILEKTKSDIADIQAKSASEMEKQTYLYHETEEKLAEIEAALSAEQDQESLKKSYNDILSIWRMLVDSTFKNSGASFYTSNISKLPDIPSYPSSLLKRAEKTEEAENYIKSYNEAQNLRADLLLKGKQRLDENMALHYRLMIKAGKIRSTLLNIARNEGYIRLDKVLTERHISDIFREAKLVPYRWIAIFYVKIVDVKHNLMSGIKGWIQLAENIIFFMLFLTIPIFYWLMMKKITAYINQSIIRLHFQRFEDPGAGSMSTFLKTSTPYLPWAGTIIAVTVAKSITKNTVFSEIEILLPYISLYCCYRIFRLFFKAAVSMAIVQSKLGSELEKPEKIEESVRSTGLVIFISLSILYAIESMISMGIIYVLAVRMILICSAAVIIWVISGWRKELSGAIRSKYKNRILLLMASGLEGRFSLLWSIPAFFFFSLLIAFYWFKLLSERFETYKIISATIFRKKLENITKENEKTKTELPEEYAKMFTFKVPDDPDILISPEDDLLKDLLESVEDWIKGSSKGHSVAIYGDKGSGKSCLMWRLANSVQGVRIIKISIPPKMTDSKSILNFFGQYFGHETIDGDSIIKNNDEGSGKTLFMIDETQNLFLGTVGGFDGFKAFLDLVNSDDLDVYWCLGFNRYAWIYIYNVLGKRPYINEARRMRPWTDKDIKTMIEKRHSKTDFRISYEKIIKASGNVSRLESMAQAESDFFRLIWQQSGGNPRISIHIWLSALIFIPPYTLEAGLPARPDISGISGLPEDSLFIYSEILKHENLTLEETILSSNLPIGVVTHALRLGIKKKFLEQSDDGRYRISIFFQNTLINHLKGRNFIYEQ